Below is a genomic region from Nilaparvata lugens isolate BPH chromosome 8, ASM1435652v1, whole genome shotgun sequence.
CAAGCAAATCGTTGAATGCTCACTTCGAAAGATATTGAATTTACATCTAGATAATTAACgtcttttattttcaatttcagtgaATGAATTCTATtgtgattatcaataaattatctattgTAAGTAACTGAAGTTATAGACCTGGTGTACAATGTTCACACATGTAACTTTTGTATTGATTCATTTGAATATTGTTGAACATACACAACATCACACtttaataaattttccaatCAAATTGATTTTATCCACTTTTTCTTAAGAACGGCGTTGTTTAGaaatttaaaagttttataTTTAAGTTAGTAAGACTTTTGCGGTTTGATTTAAATCCTGGAGCACGTACCTTTTTAAGATCaaattcattttctattattgtagaatatgaaaattataattttgataatgttccGTATTCTGGAACAATCGGCCTAAACATAAACGAACGATTAAAAAATCATCTTCTCTCGCTTTACAAGCGCTATTTTGCAGTCACAATGCCTTGCAGATCTATTCACAGAGTCCGTCATTTTGGAAAAACTCGATGTCAATGTTATGGTCTGATGTCTTGTAGGTCTTGGCACAGATAACTTATTAGTTACTTATTATAACTTATTTGATCAATTGttttagaacatttaaaatttgggCAATACGAATGTCATCAAACAACAATGCCTGATGTCGACatcggaagtttacgcacaaacgaaaaccgaCCTCTAGTtcacaaaaaatcggcttgaaatttgaaacattaacCACTTATACCATGGGTTAtctcatgctatattttctctatggttgtatACTTTGCCCAAAGTCATTGTTTGTTTTTCCACGTAACTAAATAGGtagtaatgaatgaatgaatgaatagtgaGATGAGACTCACGTCTAACATTGCTGCCAGTGCTAGTGGTGCTGACATTGGCCTGGTCGGTGACATTCAGCTCAGACCCCGAGCAAGAGCCCTCGCTGTCTTGCACCAGGTCAGCTTCAGTTGGCAGTGTGGCAGTAGTGGCTTGTGGTGCAGGTGCCGGGCTTTTCTTGTCACTctgaacaaaacaacaatattaatatGAGTAATGAGTATATTAGTGAGTGACTTATTCATTCAATCCTATACAAACAATCTCACTACTTTAATCTACCTAATCCAATCTAATACTCtgagtatttttatttgttttattatatgtAGACCCCACTCGGGCTTATGCCTAGAGCTTATCCCCacttttatttcatattttatcatttattttataattttgtattattttatttatactgtGTTCGTTTGTGAAATGAAcgaattgattgattaattcaatCTACAACATAAGAGACGATAGGACCGAACAATGGTCCTATAACAGTCGATATGTGGCtccaagaaaataaattatacttgTACATTCTTGATATAACTTAACCAAATGAGCAATTTTCTCTGCTCCTCTACTGTAATTAAAGCTACTAATGTTGAACAAGTTGAAATATATCTATATGGTCTTACTGAATTATTATATTGCAACTGTGACTAAAGTTCAATCAATATAGACAAGgggatgtgcttgcaatttatattatagttctgatgttttataatatttttggatacataagagaagtccagaaccaattttttttcatgtaaAACTTCCTTGTTCTGGATACAGAATGGACCAAAAAATTTTCGGATCATgatccagttttcagctatttccgccaaatccagtcgtcggacagaaaaatttgctctggcatttttttattataaaattgtgaataaaattaaatcaaatttacactatgaacagagatattgtggaatttctccatattaaggtgataTAAAATTATGGGGAACTGATAATATTGCTTTTATTTTACCTTAGAATGAAATCATTCAAagctctctatcttcaatgggTACTGAGTtacagtttttcaaaaatgagtgaaatttcaagaaaaaaagttttgatgaattttagtttttgatcaacaatatcttccgaatTTCACCATTGAAATGCATCATtcgaaatccctctgggcgtaatgtTGTGCTCTAAAACCTGccatcaggtagagcgctctatctcacatagatttccaggtacacctggttataaattgcatgcaccaatgtatatagtgcaGACTGGACTACAATACTAACCGTTGGAATAGTGGTGCTATCATCCAGATACAGTTTGGGCATTGGTAGTTGGGAAGGGTCGGGGGGAAGGGGGCGGGGCCAGAGTCCGCCATTGGCCGGCAGCAGGTACTTGCAAGGCGACACTAGCGAATCGAGCAGCGGTGGCGGAGTGGTGAACTTTGGCAGGTGCACCACGAACGACTGGATACAGAACAACGCACACACATTCAGCTAagcatatcaaatcaaattggtttttattatcatgatttcagggtacaaatattcatattttatacaacaacgttacatcttctgcaaccaatcaatcataaataaaacttacagttgaactaataaattaatcattataactaaatCTAGTTGTTATTATATCGTAGCtccagaaaatacaacattatattttaaaaaacattatgaaaactctccacaaaggcaaagcctgtgtgtggaagagGGTCTTGGCGATGATTGGCTAACGTCGGACTGTCCCCATACTTGCATCTATCACATTCTTGGGTAAACCAGGTATTAATATcagagaaaatttgaagttcaaAGGATGTTAAGTATAAAAGATGTAAACATTTAGAGTTAAATTTGGACTATCATTACACGACATTTGctttatttatacaatgaaaGAATTATCACTTCTATATTTGTCCTCCCAATCTCCTTAACCagtcattaacatttttttataaatatttttggattcACGTTCGGTATTACGTAGGCAGATTTTCAGG
It encodes:
- the LOC120352818 gene encoding uncharacterized protein LOC120352818, which produces MLESSLIPLVILNPIRSSSACELENRGPQQPWPAPPSEALSGLRFPQSDSEAKPQDDEEICEGEPFTPKKEWKTTWPNFNRAQESGGKQSFVVHLPKFTTPPPLLDSLVSPCKYLLPANGGLWPRPLPPDPSQLPMPKLYLDDSTTIPTSDKKSPAPAPQATTATLPTEADLVQDSEGSCSGSELNVTDQANVSTTSTGSNVRRKLRLAAHFQTPLE